The Camelina sativa cultivar DH55 chromosome 16, Cs, whole genome shotgun sequence sequence GATTGGTGCGACACTAACCCCAATCTGATGAAGCTCGTGGCTAGCTTTTCCATGGAACCCGACCACTTTGTGACCTTCCCTCCCGAGTGTAAAGCTAACGCCAGATTCCATTCCAAAAGGCGGAGAGGTTCGTTTATTGGTCTTGAACTTAAGCATGATTATTACTGCAGAGTCACTTCCAAATGTTTTTTCATAATAACCCTCCACTGCCGTGATGTATTCACTCGGATACTCCAACTCGAACTGTGAAAGTGgttcattaaaaaaacaataatacaaCTTTATGGTTAGTTTAAGGAAATAACAATGAAGTAGTATAATCACCTCTTCGTATCCAAGCATAGTCTTCTTTCCATGCTCTTCTCCTAGGACTAACTGGTTGTTCTTGTCATACACAAACTTGACAGATGAAATACCATTATCACCTTGTCCCACATATATCTTTCTCACACCATCGAAAGCTCCATCATCCCATGATTCACCTCCATCACCACCTTTTCCTTGTAGTTTCTCCgtgggaggaggaggaggaatagGGATCGTACCAAAATATGCACCTATAGCATCCATAGCCCAACAACTCCTTCCATGGAGCCCGACAAGAGCCCTCCCTTTGCTCTCAAACACGATAGTTCGCCCACCCTTATGTCCATATGTAGGAGATGTTCTGTCTTTTGATGTCTTGAAACTTAACGACCTAACTCGGTCTGTGCTGCCACGGACTATGTCACAGGTCACCTCCATTGATGTAATATATTCATATGGATAGTCCACTGCAAActgcaaacaacaaataaagggtttcttagatttatatatctttccaaaattttttttttttaaagtaagaAACGTTCAAACTAGAACCTCGTTTGGTTTTCCTGGCGGATTCATATGTAACATATCCC is a genomic window containing:
- the LOC104752235 gene encoding jacalin-related lectin 20-like isoform X2; the protein is MEAKGGKGGNQWDDGGDHENVTKIHVRGGLQGIQFIKFEYVKAGQTVVGPIHGVSAKGFTQTFEINHDHEHLVSVKGCYDNISGVIQALQFETNQRSSEVIGYDDNGAKVTLEVTSGNKIIGFHGSAEANLKSLGAYFTPLAPIKLEYQGGSGGSPWDQGYHTGVRKVYVAYDSTGISHIRVDYDKDGKVETRQNGDMLHMNPPGKPNEFAVDYPYEYITSMEVTCDIVRGSTDRVRSLSFKTSKDRTSPTYGHKGGRTIVFESKGRALVGLHGRSCWAMDAIGAYFGTIPIPPPPPTEKLQGKGGDGGESWDDGAFDGVRKIYVGQGDNGISSVKFVYDKNNQLVLGEEHGKKTMLGYEEFELEYPSEYITAVEGYYEKTFGSDSAVIIMLKFKTNKRTSPPFGMESGVSFTLGREGHKVVGFHGKASHELHQIGVSVAPITK
- the LOC104752235 gene encoding jacalin-related lectin 20-like isoform X1; this encodes MALKMEAKGGKGGNQWDDGGDHENVTKIHVRGGLQGIQFIKFEYVKAGQTVVGPIHGVSAKGFTQTFEINHDHEHLVSVKGCYDNISGVIQALQFETNQRSSEVIGYDDNGAKVTLEVTSGNKIIGFHGSAEANLKSLGAYFTPLAPIKLEYQGGSGGSPWDQGYHTGVRKVYVAYDSTGISHIRVDYDKDGKVETRQNGDMLHMNPPGKPNEFAVDYPYEYITSMEVTCDIVRGSTDRVRSLSFKTSKDRTSPTYGHKGGRTIVFESKGRALVGLHGRSCWAMDAIGAYFGTIPIPPPPPTEKLQGKGGDGGESWDDGAFDGVRKIYVGQGDNGISSVKFVYDKNNQLVLGEEHGKKTMLGYEEFELEYPSEYITAVEGYYEKTFGSDSAVIIMLKFKTNKRTSPPFGMESGVSFTLGREGHKVVGFHGKASHELHQIGVSVAPITK